The following coding sequences lie in one Mycobacterium sp. Z3061 genomic window:
- a CDS encoding metallophosphoesterase, with amino-acid sequence MRLLLITDTHVPKRAKDLPAQVWDEVATADVVIHAGDWVTPDLLDRLEARSNRLIACWGNNDGDELRARLPERADADLAGLRFTVVHETGGAAGRDARMSRLYPDTDVLVFGHSHIPWDTTTTTGLRLLNPGSPTDRRRQPHCTYMTATIEHAAVDVTLRRL; translated from the coding sequence ATGCGGCTCCTTCTGATCACCGACACCCACGTCCCAAAACGCGCCAAAGACCTGCCCGCGCAGGTCTGGGACGAGGTCGCCACGGCTGACGTCGTCATCCACGCCGGTGACTGGGTGACGCCGGACCTGTTGGACAGGCTCGAGGCGCGGTCCAACCGGTTGATCGCGTGCTGGGGCAACAACGACGGTGACGAGTTGCGCGCGCGGCTGCCCGAACGCGCGGACGCGGACCTGGCCGGGCTGCGCTTCACGGTGGTGCACGAGACAGGCGGCGCAGCGGGCCGCGACGCGCGGATGTCGCGGCTGTATCCCGACACCGACGTGCTGGTGTTCGGCCACAGCCACATCCCGTGGGACACCACGACAACGACCGGACTGCGGCTGCTCAATCCGGGTTCGCCGACGGATCGCCGCAGGCAGCCGCACTGTACCTACATGACCGCAACGATTGAGCACGCGGCCGTGGACGTGACGTTGCGCCGGCTGTAG
- a CDS encoding F420-dependent hydroxymycolic acid dehydrogenase: protein MTGISRRGVAQLAAGVGIAAATGLSGCQSRGGNAPAGPAQPRGVGFVLSHEQFRTDQLVAQAQAAERAGFQYVWASDHLQPWQDNQGHSMFPWLTLALVGNSTSAISFGTGVTCPTYRYHPATVAQAFASLAILSPGRVFLGVGTGERLNEQAATNTYGNYVERHDRLVEAIDLIRQLWSGERISFAGKYFQTNSLKLYDAPPAPPPIFVAAGGPRSATLAGRHGDGWIAQAPDIKNAELLAAFNAGAQQAGRNPATLGKRAELFAVVGDGATAARAAALWRFTAGAVDQPNPVEIQRAADSNPTDKVLANWAVGTDPATHIKAVQSVLDAGAVPFLHFPQEDPAAAIEFYRTSVLPKLR, encoded by the coding sequence ATGACCGGTATCTCGAGACGGGGCGTGGCGCAGCTGGCCGCCGGGGTCGGCATCGCCGCAGCCACCGGTCTGTCGGGTTGTCAGTCCCGCGGCGGCAACGCCCCGGCAGGTCCGGCGCAGCCGCGGGGTGTCGGATTCGTGTTGTCGCATGAGCAGTTCCGCACCGATCAGCTGGTCGCGCAGGCGCAGGCGGCCGAACGGGCCGGTTTCCAATATGTCTGGGCCAGCGATCATCTCCAGCCCTGGCAGGACAACCAGGGCCACTCCATGTTCCCGTGGCTGACGCTGGCACTGGTGGGAAACAGCACAAGCGCGATCTCCTTCGGCACCGGGGTGACCTGCCCGACCTATCGCTACCATCCGGCAACGGTGGCACAGGCGTTCGCGTCGCTGGCCATCCTGAGTCCGGGGCGGGTGTTTCTGGGCGTGGGCACCGGCGAGCGACTCAACGAGCAGGCCGCCACCAACACCTACGGCAACTACGTCGAACGCCACGACCGGTTGGTGGAGGCGATCGACCTGATCCGCCAGCTGTGGAGCGGTGAGCGAATCTCGTTCGCGGGAAAGTACTTTCAGACCAATTCGCTGAAGTTGTACGACGCGCCGCCGGCGCCACCGCCGATCTTCGTCGCCGCCGGCGGACCCAGGAGCGCCACCCTGGCCGGCCGACACGGCGACGGGTGGATCGCTCAGGCTCCTGACATCAAGAACGCCGAGCTACTGGCCGCTTTCAACGCGGGCGCACAGCAGGCCGGCCGCAACCCGGCCACCCTGGGCAAGCGTGCCGAGTTGTTCGCCGTCGTCGGGGACGGTGCGACGGCGGCGCGCGCCGCGGCCCTGTGGCGATTCACCGCCGGCGCCGTCGATCAGCCCAACCCCGTCGAGATCCAGCGCGCCGCCGACTCGAACCCCACGGACAAGGTGCTGGCCAACTGGGCGGTGGGCACCGACCCCGCCACCCACATCAAGGCTGTGCAATCGGTTCTCGACGCGGGCGCGGTGCCGTTTCTGCACTTCCCGCAGGAAGATCCCGCGGCCGCGATCGAGTTCTACCGCACCAGCGTGCTGCCAAAACTGCGCTGA
- a CDS encoding MaoC family dehydratase produces the protein MRTFESVADLAAAAGETIGQSDWVTISQEEVNLFADATGDHQWIHVDPERAAKGPFGTTIAHGFMTLSLLPRLQHDMYTVKGIKLAINYGLNKVRFPAPVPVGSRVRATSSLVSVDDVGNGAVQAIVSTTVEIDGSPKPACVAESIVRYIT, from the coding sequence ATGCGCACCTTCGAGTCAGTCGCCGACCTCGCCGCCGCAGCGGGGGAAACCATCGGCCAGAGCGACTGGGTGACGATCAGCCAGGAAGAGGTCAACCTGTTCGCCGACGCGACCGGTGACCACCAGTGGATCCACGTCGACCCGGAGAGGGCCGCCAAGGGGCCGTTCGGGACCACCATCGCCCATGGGTTCATGACCCTGTCGCTGCTCCCGCGGCTGCAGCACGACATGTACACCGTCAAGGGCATCAAACTGGCAATCAACTACGGCCTCAACAAAGTTCGCTTCCCGGCGCCGGTGCCGGTGGGGTCGCGGGTACGTGCGACAAGTTCGCTGGTCAGCGTCGACGACGTCGGTAACGGGGCCGTGCAGGCGATTGTTTCGACGACCGTCGAGATCGACGGCTCACCCAAGCCGGCGTGCGTGGCCGAAAGCATCGTCCGCTACATCACCTGA
- a CDS encoding acyl-CoA dehydrogenase family protein: protein MWDFETDPEYQAKLDWVEKFMVEELEPLDLVALDPYDKQNAEMMAVLRPLQQRVKEQGLWAAHLRPELGGQGFGQVKLALLNEILGRSRWAPSVFGCQAPDSGNAEILALFGTEQQKARYLQPLLDGEITSCYSMTEPQGGSDPGLFVTSATRDGDDWIINGEKWFSTNAKHASFFIVMAVTNPEGRTYEKMSLFIVPAETPGIEIIRNVGVGAESSKRATHGYVRYRDVRVPADHVLGGEGQAFMIAQTRLGGGRIHHAMRTIALARRAFDMMCERAVSRQTRHGRLSDFQMTQEKIADSWIQIEQFRLLVLRTAWLIDKHHDYQKVRRDIAAVKVAMPQVLHDVAQRALHLHGALGVSDEMPFVKMLVAAESLGIADGATELHKMTVARRTLREYQPVTTPFPSQHIPTRKAEAEARLAARLEHSIAEF, encoded by the coding sequence GTGTGGGATTTCGAAACGGACCCGGAATACCAGGCAAAGCTGGACTGGGTCGAGAAATTCATGGTCGAGGAACTCGAACCGCTCGATCTCGTTGCGCTGGACCCGTACGACAAGCAGAACGCCGAGATGATGGCGGTCCTGCGGCCGTTGCAGCAGCGGGTCAAGGAGCAGGGACTGTGGGCCGCCCACCTGCGTCCCGAACTCGGCGGGCAGGGCTTCGGTCAGGTCAAACTGGCGCTGCTCAACGAGATTCTCGGGCGTTCCCGCTGGGCGCCGTCGGTATTCGGTTGTCAGGCACCGGATTCGGGCAACGCCGAGATCCTGGCCCTGTTCGGCACCGAGCAGCAGAAGGCGCGTTACCTGCAGCCGTTGCTGGACGGTGAAATCACCTCCTGCTATTCGATGACCGAACCGCAGGGTGGTTCGGACCCGGGGCTGTTCGTCACCTCGGCCACCCGTGACGGAGACGACTGGATCATCAACGGCGAGAAGTGGTTCTCCACCAACGCCAAACATGCGTCGTTCTTCATCGTCATGGCCGTCACGAACCCGGAGGGCCGCACGTACGAGAAGATGTCGTTGTTCATCGTGCCGGCCGAGACGCCCGGCATCGAGATCATCCGTAACGTAGGCGTGGGAGCCGAATCATCCAAGCGCGCCACCCACGGCTACGTTCGCTATCGCGACGTGCGGGTGCCCGCCGATCATGTCCTCGGCGGCGAGGGGCAGGCGTTCATGATCGCGCAGACCCGCCTCGGTGGCGGCCGCATCCATCACGCGATGCGCACAATCGCGCTGGCGCGCCGGGCCTTTGACATGATGTGTGAGCGCGCCGTGTCCCGTCAGACCCGGCACGGGCGGCTGTCCGACTTCCAGATGACCCAGGAGAAGATCGCCGACAGCTGGATCCAGATCGAGCAGTTCCGGCTGCTGGTGCTGCGCACCGCGTGGCTGATCGACAAACACCACGACTACCAGAAGGTGCGTCGCGACATCGCGGCAGTGAAGGTCGCGATGCCTCAGGTGCTGCACGATGTCGCGCAGCGCGCCCTGCACCTGCACGGCGCGCTCGGGGTGTCCGACGAGATGCCGTTCGTCAAGATGCTGGTGGCCGCCGAGTCGCTGGGCATCGCCGACGGCGCGACCGAGTTGCACAAGATGACCGTGGCCCGTCGCACCCTACGCGAATATCAGCCCGTGACAACACCTTTCCCGTCCCAGCACATCCCGACGCGCAAAGCGGAAGCGGAGGCCCGGCTGGCCGCCCGGCTGGAGCACTCCATCGCCGAGTTCTAG